Proteins encoded in a region of the Streptomyces akebiae genome:
- a CDS encoding NAD(P)-dependent alcohol dehydrogenase has product MSPDQLMMRAAQYDRYGGPEVLSVGTVPRPSPGPGQVLVRVHASSVNPVETKIRSGAMRLMTGRRFPKRTGFDFAGEVVELGSKVSDVTVGEHVWGMLSDFSGRTGAAGEYLLAKPQSISTAPSGTDLVAAAALPSVGVTALRALRDSLRLRPGQRLLVVGASGGVGSTAVQLAHAWGAHVTTIAGAANAPFCRELGADVTLDYATTPPNSLKGKFDAVLDCHGSSVRDYRRALRPGGRIASPSAGAITFALLSTVLPGPRVRLLMASSRRADLKTLADHVDGKDLRPVIERVYPLDEIQDAHRATETGHARGKRVIRLV; this is encoded by the coding sequence ATGTCGCCTGACCAACTGATGATGCGCGCCGCCCAGTACGACCGTTACGGAGGCCCCGAAGTGCTCTCCGTCGGTACCGTCCCGCGTCCGTCCCCCGGTCCGGGCCAGGTGCTCGTCCGGGTCCACGCATCCAGTGTCAACCCGGTCGAAACGAAGATCCGCTCCGGCGCGATGCGTCTGATGACCGGGCGGCGCTTCCCCAAACGCACCGGATTCGACTTCGCCGGAGAGGTGGTCGAACTCGGCAGCAAGGTCAGCGACGTCACGGTGGGCGAACACGTGTGGGGCATGCTCAGCGACTTCTCCGGACGAACGGGCGCGGCCGGCGAATACCTCCTGGCCAAACCCCAGTCCATCAGCACCGCACCCAGCGGCACCGACCTGGTGGCAGCCGCCGCCCTGCCCTCGGTCGGCGTCACCGCACTGCGCGCCCTCCGCGACAGCCTGCGCCTGCGCCCGGGGCAACGACTGCTCGTGGTCGGCGCGAGCGGCGGCGTCGGCAGCACGGCGGTCCAACTGGCCCACGCCTGGGGAGCACACGTCACCACCATCGCCGGCGCCGCCAACGCCCCGTTCTGCCGCGAACTCGGCGCCGACGTGACCCTGGACTACGCCACCACCCCACCGAACTCCCTGAAAGGGAAGTTCGACGCCGTCCTCGACTGCCACGGCTCCTCGGTCCGCGACTACCGCCGCGCCCTCCGCCCCGGCGGGCGCATCGCCTCGCCCTCCGCCGGCGCCATAACGTTCGCCCTGCTGTCCACCGTCCTGCCCGGCCCGCGCGTACGCCTCCTCATGGCCAGCTCCCGACGCGCGGACCTGAAAACCCTCGCCGATCACGTGGACGGGAAAGACCTGCGCCCGGTCATCGAGCGCGTCTATCCCCTGGACGAGATCCAGGACGCCCACCGAGCCACCGAAACCGGCCACGCCCGCGGCAAGCGCGTCATCCGCCTCGTGTAG
- a CDS encoding TetR/AcrR family transcriptional regulator: MNSPPSDQTPCQQPGTGLRADAERNRDRILAAARRLYATEGLGVSMASVAREAGVGKATLGRRFATREELVNAVFADRMDAYADAVTAALADPDPWHGFTGYLHAVCAMQAADRGFADVLTMTFPAAKALEARRAESHNGFLELIARARNSGHLRDDFTHQDLVILLMANAGVIAAAGDDAPDAWRRLVGHMLRSYAAPGAPIPPLPEAPKPTALYRAMVRLSRTGPDTV; this comes from the coding sequence ATGAACTCGCCCCCTTCCGACCAGACGCCGTGCCAGCAGCCCGGTACGGGACTGCGCGCCGACGCCGAACGCAACCGCGACCGCATCCTGGCCGCCGCCCGCCGCCTCTACGCCACCGAAGGACTCGGCGTCTCCATGGCCTCCGTCGCCCGCGAGGCAGGCGTCGGCAAAGCCACGCTCGGCCGGCGCTTCGCGACCAGGGAGGAACTCGTCAACGCGGTCTTCGCCGACCGCATGGACGCCTACGCCGACGCCGTCACCGCGGCACTCGCCGACCCCGACCCCTGGCACGGCTTCACCGGCTACCTCCACGCCGTCTGCGCCATGCAGGCCGCCGACCGCGGCTTCGCCGACGTCCTGACCATGACCTTCCCCGCCGCCAAAGCACTGGAAGCCCGCCGCGCCGAGTCCCACAACGGGTTCCTCGAACTCATCGCCCGCGCCAGGAACAGCGGACACCTACGCGACGACTTCACCCACCAGGACCTCGTCATCCTGCTCATGGCCAACGCCGGCGTCATCGCCGCCGCCGGTGACGACGCCCCCGACGCCTGGCGCCGCCTCGTCGGCCACATGCTCCGCTCCTACGCCGCACCCGGCGCACCGATCCCCCCGCTGCCCGAAGCGCCGAAGCCCACCGCCCTCTACCGCGCCATGGTCCGCCTCTCACGAACCGGCCCGGACACCGTCTAG
- a CDS encoding DoxX family protein, protein MNVFLWIVQAVLAAMFAMAGVMKSTQPKEKLAGQLPWTADFSQGTVRFIGIVEFAAALGLILPPATDIAPVLTPLAATGLIVVMVLAAITHARRKEPGAIAFNAALLIPAALVAWGRFGPYSF, encoded by the coding sequence GTGAACGTCTTCTTGTGGATAGTCCAGGCCGTGCTGGCCGCCATGTTCGCCATGGCCGGCGTCATGAAGTCCACCCAGCCCAAGGAGAAGCTGGCCGGCCAGCTGCCCTGGACGGCCGACTTCTCCCAGGGCACCGTCCGCTTCATCGGCATCGTGGAGTTCGCCGCAGCCCTCGGGCTGATCCTCCCCCCGGCCACCGACATCGCCCCCGTGCTGACCCCGCTGGCCGCGACCGGCCTGATCGTGGTCATGGTGCTGGCCGCGATCACTCACGCCCGCCGCAAGGAGCCCGGCGCGATCGCCTTCAACGCCGCTCTGCTGATCCCGGCCGCCCTGGTGGCCTGGGGCCGCTTCGGGCCGTACAGCTTCTGA
- a CDS encoding nuclear transport factor 2 family protein → MTPEDVTAWSLARLNTAFFHRYDRREYDELLELFAPDALYEVRGRKLRGHAEILDVLNARSGPEVTIRHLVTNQQFHGIGDGTAQGTVTFIAYAGPTPVDEGPALYPAANAGHIQELNDHYRLDNGHWKIAHRVVHPVLAPAPA, encoded by the coding sequence ATGACTCCCGAGGACGTCACGGCCTGGTCGCTGGCCCGGCTGAACACGGCCTTCTTCCACCGCTACGACCGCCGTGAGTACGACGAGCTCCTCGAACTGTTCGCCCCCGACGCCCTGTACGAGGTCCGTGGACGCAAGCTGCGCGGCCATGCCGAGATCCTTGACGTGCTCAACGCCCGTTCCGGTCCCGAGGTGACAATCCGCCACCTCGTCACCAACCAACAGTTCCATGGCATCGGGGACGGGACCGCCCAGGGCACCGTCACCTTCATCGCCTACGCCGGCCCCACCCCCGTCGACGAGGGCCCCGCCCTGTATCCGGCCGCGAACGCCGGACACATCCAGGAACTGAACGACCACTACCGGCTCGACAACGGGCACTGGAAGATCGCCCACCGCGTGGTCCACCCGGTCCTCGCCCCAGCCCCCGCCTGA
- a CDS encoding TetR/AcrR family transcriptional regulator produces MSTPEGLTRKGLATRARIVEAAAELVLARGVNATTLEDVRAATRTSRSQLFHYFPEGKPDLVSALAGWQAARLLDAQRPSLEELDSWEAWQKWREAITAYYRAQPYWGCPIGSMVNELAGGHDQVAAAAQEAMADWQRLLQTGTERMITAGLLRADTDPQRLARSILAILQGGLLMTKTTRSEEPLLDALDTIFLTLRAHAVEPPR; encoded by the coding sequence ATGAGCACTCCAGAGGGCCTCACGCGCAAGGGACTGGCCACCCGCGCCCGCATCGTCGAAGCCGCCGCAGAACTCGTCCTGGCGCGCGGCGTGAACGCGACGACGCTCGAAGATGTCCGAGCTGCGACGAGGACGAGCAGGAGTCAGCTCTTCCACTACTTCCCCGAAGGCAAGCCCGACCTCGTCAGCGCACTCGCGGGCTGGCAGGCCGCGAGGCTGCTGGACGCGCAACGGCCCTCCCTGGAGGAACTCGACTCCTGGGAGGCGTGGCAGAAGTGGCGCGAGGCGATCACGGCCTACTACAGGGCGCAGCCCTACTGGGGCTGCCCCATCGGCTCGATGGTCAATGAGCTCGCCGGCGGCCACGACCAGGTCGCCGCGGCAGCCCAGGAAGCGATGGCGGACTGGCAGCGCCTGCTCCAGACCGGGACCGAGCGCATGATCACTGCGGGCCTGCTGCGGGCCGACACCGATCCGCAGCGGCTCGCCCGCTCGATTCTCGCGATTCTGCAAGGGGGGCTGCTGATGACGAAGACGACCCGCAGCGAAGAGCCGCTCCTCGACGCACTCGACACGATCTTCCTCACCTTGCGAGCACACGCCGTCGAGCCGCCACGCTGA
- a CDS encoding dioxygenase family protein — protein MTTTTDPSYVDPALINPRALRLVEAFKDALARLRDEEGLTFDDLNAVTDLFQQLQKATGAPLALVAMPLYGELFQGGRDGYTPSEDVKSPTVIPGSPRIDNPGTLPMRPDEPGTPLIVSGRVLDGHGQPLAGARLEIYHAANNGNYSGLYDDGVPKYNLRGHLFTDADGHYTFTTVTPVAYADEYAMAIDSVVEAAAALGRSLYRPAHIHYEVHHPDLITPWFGEIYFKGDPVIPVDFVGSKLAHPALQADTALHENPEDIAAHGFQGPYRTMEFDFVLKTRTSPDTITPKGEKA, from the coding sequence ATGACCACGACCACCGATCCGTCCTACGTCGACCCGGCACTGATCAACCCCCGCGCGTTACGTCTCGTCGAGGCGTTCAAGGACGCCCTGGCCCGCCTCCGCGACGAGGAAGGGCTGACCTTCGACGACCTCAACGCCGTCACCGACCTGTTCCAGCAGCTCCAGAAGGCCACCGGCGCCCCCCTCGCGCTGGTCGCCATGCCCCTGTACGGCGAGCTGTTCCAGGGTGGCCGGGACGGCTACACCCCCTCCGAGGATGTCAAGAGCCCCACCGTCATCCCCGGTTCCCCGCGTATCGACAACCCCGGCACCCTGCCGATGCGGCCGGACGAGCCCGGCACCCCGCTGATCGTGTCCGGCCGCGTTCTGGACGGCCACGGTCAGCCGCTCGCGGGCGCCAGGCTGGAGATCTACCACGCGGCCAACAACGGCAACTACTCCGGTCTGTACGACGACGGAGTGCCCAAGTACAACCTGCGCGGGCACCTGTTCACCGACGCCGACGGCCACTACACCTTCACCACCGTCACCCCCGTCGCCTACGCCGACGAATACGCCATGGCGATCGACAGCGTCGTCGAGGCCGCCGCTGCCCTCGGCCGCAGCCTCTACCGTCCGGCCCACATCCACTACGAGGTCCACCACCCCGATCTGATCACCCCCTGGTTCGGCGAGATCTACTTCAAGGGAGACCCCGTCATCCCCGTCGACTTCGTCGGCTCGAAGCTGGCCCACCCCGCCCTGCAGGCGGACACCGCCCTGCACGAGAACCCCGAGGACATAGCCGCCCACGGTTTCCAGGGCCCCTACCGGACCATGGAGTTCGACTTCGTCCTCAAGACCCGCACCAGCCCGGACACCATCACTCCGAAGGGGGAGAAGGCATGA
- a CDS encoding DUF805 domain-containing protein, with amino-acid sequence MSLTDAARTCLTSKFATFSGRARRAEYWWFSVLYMGAAAVIVGVAFAIEAPLLSVFLLPFIVPMLSVSVRRLHDTGRSGWRMLIALIPAVGPVLYLLGMTVDSTPGTNQYGPSPKTADQPVG; translated from the coding sequence ATGTCGTTGACCGATGCGGCACGCACGTGCCTCACCTCCAAGTTCGCCACGTTCTCCGGTCGCGCACGGCGCGCGGAGTACTGGTGGTTCTCGGTGCTGTACATGGGTGCCGCCGCCGTGATCGTCGGGGTCGCCTTCGCGATCGAGGCTCCGTTGCTCAGCGTCTTCCTGCTGCCGTTCATCGTGCCGATGCTGAGCGTCTCCGTCCGCCGGTTGCACGACACCGGCAGGTCCGGCTGGAGGATGCTCATCGCCCTGATCCCGGCCGTCGGCCCCGTCCTCTACCTCCTGGGCATGACAGTGGACAGCACCCCGGGCACCAACCAGTACGGTCCCTCCCCCAAGACCGCCGACCAGCCCGTCGGCTGA
- a CDS encoding SDR family NAD(P)-dependent oxidoreductase: MPTIAIVGAGPGMGLAIARTFGSRGFDVALIARTKEKLQTLVGRLGQEDITAAAFPADVMDRASLTDALDAAKARFGGIDVLEYSPAAHSLLEDSPTAHSPVPALTLATPSEATVDNLQPQIEYVFYGAVTATRTVLPAMREAGAGTLLFTTGGGSVDPVPMLGNIHAAGAALRNWVINLDKELAGSGVHAAHVAINVWIGDGGPEGFPTATPEQIAPLYWDLHEKRDRSEAVFNA, encoded by the coding sequence GTGCCCACCATCGCCATCGTCGGCGCCGGCCCCGGTATGGGCCTCGCCATCGCCCGCACCTTCGGCAGCCGCGGCTTCGACGTCGCCCTGATCGCCCGGACCAAGGAGAAGCTTCAGACCCTGGTCGGCCGGCTCGGCCAGGAAGACATCACGGCCGCCGCGTTCCCCGCCGACGTGATGGACCGCGCCTCACTGACGGACGCCCTGGACGCGGCCAAGGCCCGCTTCGGCGGCATCGACGTCCTGGAGTACTCGCCGGCCGCGCACTCCCTGCTGGAAGACTCGCCCACCGCGCACTCCCCGGTGCCCGCCCTCACCCTGGCCACTCCCTCGGAGGCCACGGTGGACAACCTGCAGCCGCAGATCGAGTACGTCTTCTACGGCGCCGTCACCGCCACCCGCACAGTGCTGCCCGCCATGCGGGAGGCGGGCGCCGGCACCCTGCTGTTCACCACTGGCGGCGGTTCGGTGGATCCCGTCCCCATGCTCGGCAACATCCACGCCGCCGGCGCGGCCCTGCGCAACTGGGTCATCAACCTGGACAAGGAGCTGGCCGGCAGCGGTGTGCACGCCGCCCACGTGGCGATCAACGTGTGGATCGGCGACGGCGGACCGGAGGGCTTCCCGACGGCCACACCCGAGCAGATCGCCCCCCTGTACTGGGACCTACACGAAAAGCGTGACCGCTCCGAGGCCGTCTTCAACGCCTGA
- a CDS encoding aldehyde dehydrogenase family protein → MPQQGRPTPVIERDLFIDNEWRPSADGRSESLVNPATEEPFGRVALASSADVDAAVRAARTAFDEGPWPQLSVKERADYMLALADEIEQHTDVIAELVMAETGLVIGAARGNPLAFAGLLRYYASLADSTELQEVRTGLSGVTARIEKRPVGVVAAIVPWNAPLGLAAFKLPPALLAGCTIIMKPSDFSPLSAGYIADAALKVGLPAGVINVLTAGPEQSQQLVSHPGVDKVTFTGSTGVGRAIAAAAAPTLKQVTLELGGKSPAVILPDADLERLVYTLPINVCNNNGAQCTDPSRLIVPESRKDEIVGALADAFAQVKVGDPHDPDAVVGPMINKAHYDKVLGFFETARQEGATFAVGGGRAPGFDKGYYVSPTIITDVSPDSRVAQEEIFGPVTAVLTYRDEAEAIRLANHTEFGLNAAVYGADEQHALEVARKIRSGTVSINNGITIDLGVPFGGVKQSGYGRELGPEGLDAFYNTHAIFLDGEPVVTL, encoded by the coding sequence ATGCCTCAGCAAGGTCGACCGACCCCCGTGATCGAGCGTGACCTGTTCATCGACAACGAATGGCGCCCGAGCGCGGACGGCCGCTCAGAGTCGCTGGTCAATCCGGCGACGGAAGAGCCGTTCGGCAGGGTCGCACTGGCATCGAGTGCCGACGTGGATGCCGCGGTGCGGGCCGCGCGGACCGCGTTCGACGAGGGGCCGTGGCCTCAGCTGTCCGTGAAGGAGCGAGCCGACTACATGCTCGCGCTCGCCGACGAGATCGAGCAGCACACGGACGTCATCGCCGAGTTGGTGATGGCCGAGACCGGGCTGGTCATCGGTGCCGCCCGCGGAAACCCTCTGGCCTTCGCCGGTCTGTTGCGCTACTACGCGAGCCTCGCCGACTCGACCGAGCTCCAGGAGGTCCGCACCGGCCTGAGCGGTGTCACCGCGCGCATCGAGAAACGGCCCGTCGGTGTCGTGGCCGCGATCGTGCCGTGGAACGCGCCGCTCGGTCTTGCCGCCTTCAAGCTTCCTCCGGCGCTCCTGGCCGGCTGCACGATCATCATGAAGCCGTCCGACTTCTCGCCGTTGAGCGCCGGCTACATCGCGGACGCCGCGCTCAAGGTCGGCCTGCCGGCCGGCGTGATCAACGTCCTCACCGCCGGTCCTGAGCAGAGCCAGCAGCTCGTCAGCCACCCGGGCGTGGACAAGGTGACGTTCACCGGATCGACGGGCGTCGGGCGCGCCATCGCCGCGGCCGCGGCGCCCACACTCAAGCAGGTCACGCTCGAACTCGGCGGAAAGTCCCCGGCGGTGATCCTGCCGGACGCGGATCTCGAACGGCTCGTCTACACCCTGCCGATCAACGTCTGCAACAACAACGGCGCGCAGTGCACGGATCCGAGCCGGCTGATCGTTCCGGAAAGCCGCAAGGACGAGATCGTCGGGGCACTGGCCGACGCGTTCGCACAGGTCAAGGTCGGAGATCCGCACGACCCGGACGCGGTGGTCGGCCCGATGATCAACAAGGCGCACTACGACAAGGTCCTCGGCTTCTTCGAGACGGCCCGGCAGGAAGGCGCGACATTCGCCGTCGGCGGTGGCCGCGCGCCCGGGTTCGACAAGGGCTACTACGTCTCACCGACCATCATCACTGACGTGTCGCCCGACTCCCGTGTCGCGCAGGAGGAGATCTTCGGCCCGGTGACCGCGGTGCTGACCTACCGCGACGAGGCCGAGGCGATCCGGCTGGCCAACCACACCGAGTTCGGGCTCAACGCTGCTGTCTACGGCGCTGACGAGCAGCATGCGCTGGAGGTCGCCCGCAAGATCCGCAGCGGTACGGTCTCGATCAACAACGGCATCACCATCGACCTCGGGGTGCCGTTCGGCGGCGTCAAGCAGTCCGGTTACGGGCGCGAACTCGGCCCCGAAGGTCTCGACGCGTTCTACAACACGCACGCGATCTTCCTCGATGGCGAGCCGGTTGTGACGCTCTGA
- a CDS encoding NADP-dependent oxidoreductase: MSKAYVFTEYGGPETQTFVDLPRPVPGPGQLLVAVHAAGVNPVDWKVRAGYLRAVLPLTLPAVLGTEVSGVVEEIGDGVEGFGIGDEVFGALPLAGGYAEHALLPAQTAAHKPTAVSFTDAAALSVSAATAHQGIDRLNLTPGATLLVNGAGGGIGVAALQIARDLGVTVIGTASPGKAEFASSLGATHVAYGQGVAERVAAVTPNGVDAILDLVGGDALYAVAGLAVDKSRIVTAVDPTAASELGGDYFQVAQNGEALAPLAELVESGMLDPHVTKVAPFTEAAMALTAVEAGHSLGKTVLKVR; encoded by the coding sequence ATGTCCAAGGCATACGTCTTCACCGAGTACGGCGGTCCCGAGACGCAGACCTTCGTCGATCTGCCCAGGCCCGTTCCGGGGCCGGGTCAGCTTCTGGTCGCGGTGCACGCGGCCGGGGTGAACCCGGTCGACTGGAAGGTACGCGCCGGCTACCTGCGGGCGGTCCTTCCTCTGACACTGCCGGCAGTCTTGGGTACAGAGGTCTCCGGCGTCGTCGAAGAGATCGGCGACGGGGTCGAGGGGTTCGGGATCGGAGACGAGGTTTTCGGGGCCCTGCCGTTGGCCGGCGGCTACGCCGAACACGCGCTGCTGCCCGCCCAGACCGCGGCACACAAGCCGACCGCCGTGTCGTTCACGGACGCCGCGGCCCTGTCGGTGTCGGCGGCCACCGCCCACCAGGGCATAGACCGGCTGAACCTCACGCCCGGTGCCACCCTGCTGGTGAACGGAGCCGGTGGCGGTATCGGCGTCGCCGCCCTGCAGATCGCCCGCGACCTGGGCGTCACCGTGATCGGCACCGCCAGTCCGGGCAAGGCGGAGTTCGCCTCTTCCCTCGGGGCCACCCACGTCGCCTACGGACAAGGAGTGGCCGAGCGGGTAGCCGCGGTAACCCCGAACGGCGTGGACGCCATCCTCGACCTGGTCGGCGGCGACGCCCTGTACGCCGTCGCCGGTCTCGCCGTGGACAAGTCCAGGATCGTCACCGCGGTGGATCCGACGGCAGCGTCCGAACTCGGCGGTGACTACTTCCAGGTGGCGCAGAACGGGGAGGCACTCGCCCCTCTCGCCGAACTGGTCGAGTCCGGCATGCTCGACCCCCACGTCACGAAGGTCGCGCCCTTCACCGAGGCCGCGATGGCTCTCACTGCGGTCGAAGCCGGCCACTCGCTGGGGAAGACCGTCCTGAAAGTGCGGTGA
- a CDS encoding NADP-dependent oxidoreductase, whose translation MRAVTLESVPSAPAVNDVDAPRPAAGELLVKVAAASVNGIDLATAAGYTQAFMEHRFPLVLGQDFAGTVEELGEGVEGFAVGDAVFGVVLKPYLGAGSLAQYVTVPAGHGVAHIPAGVKSADAGALGVAGATAQVSLDAVALAEGETLLISGASGGVGALAVQLAAVRGAKVIATARPGAQTDFVTGLTGADVHVVDFTGDLQGQVRAIAPEGVDAVLHLAGDGAQLVALLRPGGQLASATGLTQDDVKGQDVTVHTIMSSPDAKLLASLAEQVASGALRVPVTATYPLERATEAFAAFSASTPGKIAVSCS comes from the coding sequence ATGCGCGCTGTCACGCTCGAATCCGTCCCCTCGGCCCCGGCCGTGAACGACGTGGACGCTCCTCGCCCGGCGGCCGGGGAATTGCTGGTCAAGGTGGCCGCTGCCTCGGTTAACGGCATCGACCTCGCCACCGCCGCCGGCTACACGCAGGCGTTCATGGAGCACCGGTTCCCGCTGGTCCTCGGCCAGGACTTCGCCGGCACCGTCGAGGAGCTCGGCGAGGGCGTGGAGGGCTTCGCGGTCGGCGACGCGGTCTTCGGTGTCGTGCTGAAGCCGTACCTGGGAGCCGGGTCGCTGGCCCAGTACGTCACCGTGCCCGCCGGACACGGAGTCGCTCACATCCCTGCGGGCGTGAAGTCGGCAGACGCCGGCGCGCTGGGCGTGGCCGGAGCCACCGCCCAGGTGAGCCTGGATGCGGTGGCCCTGGCCGAGGGCGAGACGCTGCTGATCTCCGGGGCCTCCGGCGGGGTGGGCGCGCTGGCGGTGCAGCTCGCCGCCGTCCGTGGCGCGAAGGTGATCGCGACCGCCCGCCCCGGCGCGCAGACCGACTTCGTCACCGGCCTGACCGGCGCGGACGTCCACGTGGTCGACTTCACCGGCGACCTTCAGGGACAGGTCCGCGCGATCGCCCCGGAGGGCGTGGACGCGGTGCTCCACCTGGCGGGCGACGGCGCCCAACTGGTCGCCCTGCTGCGGCCGGGCGGACAGCTCGCCTCCGCCACCGGCCTGACCCAGGACGACGTCAAGGGACAGGACGTCACCGTCCATACGATCATGTCCAGCCCCGACGCGAAGCTCCTGGCCTCCCTGGCCGAACAGGTCGCCTCCGGCGCGCTGCGTGTGCCGGTCACCGCCACCTACCCGCTGGAGCGGGCCACGGAGGCGTTCGCCGCCTTCAGCGCCAGCACCCCGGGCAAGATCGCCGTCTCCTGCTCCTGA
- a CDS encoding LLM class flavin-dependent oxidoreductase — MTFELGVYSFGNTPRLPDGSRGPTAQAIRDVLEAIKLADEVGLDFFGVGEHHMRAMPLSSPTSVVNAAAATTHRIKLGTTVTVLSTDDPIRVFQQLATAASLAPGRIEAVAGRGSSTITFPLFDHNEHDYDMLYASKLALLMAVNAGENITWHGPHRKRPLQDVTVFPRPEEPLKIWLGTGGSPDSVYRAVELGLPMFLGVLGGTPEHWARYGHAYRAAWDEAGHPAERADIAVAVHGFVAESATQARSTYLEYEHRMMAEGSAELGRPAPSRADRAAAIEPGGMVFVGSPDEIADRILHLHGLLGHTRQILQMDVGGMPQRDFLRAIELLGTKVLPQIRAELAKP, encoded by the coding sequence ATGACCTTCGAACTCGGCGTCTACTCCTTCGGCAACACCCCGCGCCTGCCCGATGGCAGCCGCGGCCCCACCGCCCAGGCCATCCGCGACGTACTGGAAGCCATCAAGCTCGCCGACGAGGTGGGCCTGGACTTCTTCGGGGTGGGCGAGCACCACATGCGGGCGATGCCGCTGTCCTCGCCCACCTCCGTGGTCAACGCCGCCGCGGCCACCACCCACCGGATCAAGCTCGGCACCACGGTCACCGTCCTGTCGACCGACGACCCGATCCGGGTGTTCCAGCAGCTCGCGACCGCCGCTTCCCTCGCGCCCGGACGCATCGAAGCCGTGGCCGGACGCGGCTCGTCGACGATCACGTTCCCGTTGTTCGACCACAACGAGCACGACTACGACATGCTCTACGCGTCCAAACTCGCCCTGCTGATGGCGGTCAACGCCGGCGAGAACATCACCTGGCACGGGCCCCACCGCAAGCGGCCGCTCCAGGATGTCACCGTCTTCCCCCGCCCCGAGGAACCGCTGAAGATCTGGCTCGGCACCGGCGGCAGCCCCGACTCGGTCTACCGCGCCGTCGAGCTCGGGCTGCCGATGTTCCTGGGTGTCCTCGGTGGCACGCCCGAGCACTGGGCGCGCTACGGGCACGCCTACCGCGCCGCCTGGGACGAGGCCGGGCACCCCGCCGAGCGGGCCGACATCGCAGTGGCCGTGCACGGCTTCGTCGCCGAGTCCGCCACCCAGGCCCGGTCCACCTACCTGGAGTACGAGCACCGGATGATGGCCGAGGGCAGCGCCGAACTGGGCCGCCCCGCTCCCTCGCGCGCCGACCGAGCCGCAGCCATCGAACCCGGCGGCATGGTCTTCGTCGGCAGCCCCGACGAGATCGCCGACCGCATCCTCCACCTGCACGGGCTGCTCGGTCACACCCGCCAGATCCTGCAGATGGACGTCGGCGGCATGCCACAGCGCGACTTCCTGCGCGCCATCGAACTCCTCGGCACGAAAGTGCTGCCCCAGATCCGCGCCGAGCTGGCGAAACCATGA
- a CDS encoding NAD(P)-dependent oxidoreductase has translation MRVTVFGASGAIGRLVVQQLLDDGHQVTALVRTPAKLALTHSHLTVVARQLSDRDAVEQAVSGADAVISALGPSLKRSTTGTQVTDGTRTIVQAMEAHEVTRFIGLATPSLADPRDRPHWKHKVLPVAAGLMFPNALAELKGMTEAVTGSDLDYTIARITNPTNKPATGRIRSGFLGHDKVASAMTRADIAAFLVAQLTDTRYRRAMPAISN, from the coding sequence ATGCGTGTCACCGTCTTCGGCGCGTCCGGTGCCATCGGCCGCCTGGTCGTCCAGCAGCTTCTGGACGACGGCCACCAGGTCACCGCCCTGGTCCGCACACCGGCCAAGCTCGCCCTGACCCACTCCCATCTCACGGTCGTCGCCAGGCAGTTGTCCGACCGCGATGCCGTCGAGCAGGCCGTCAGTGGCGCCGACGCGGTGATCAGCGCGCTCGGCCCGTCCCTGAAACGGTCCACGACCGGCACCCAGGTGACGGACGGAACCCGCACCATCGTGCAGGCCATGGAGGCGCATGAGGTCACCCGGTTCATCGGCCTGGCCACGCCCTCGCTGGCCGATCCGCGGGACAGGCCGCACTGGAAGCACAAGGTGCTGCCCGTCGCCGCCGGCCTGATGTTCCCCAACGCGCTGGCCGAACTGAAGGGCATGACCGAGGCCGTCACCGGCTCCGATCTCGACTACACCATCGCCCGCATCACCAACCCGACGAACAAGCCCGCCACCGGCCGCATCCGCTCGGGTTTCCTCGGCCACGACAAGGTCGCCTCCGCAATGACCCGCGCCGACATCGCCGCGTTCCTCGTCGCCCAGCTCACCGACACCCGCTACCGGCGGGCCATGCCCGCCATCAGCAACTGA